The region GAGTAAAGAAAATTTGAGGAAAAAAAATAGAGAATTGATTAATCCAATTCTCTATTTTCTGTATTCTTTTTAAAAGCTACAATTTTGTCATGTTGGTAGCCAAAGTTTCGATAAACTTTCCAATAGGTCCTTTGATCATCATGGCCATCATAGGATTGAAATCACCTTCAAAATCAAGTTTCACAGCGCTTGAATTCTCGGATACTGAATCTATGTTAGCCACTAAGGTAAACGGAAGCTTGTCGCTTGCAGCGCCCAGAACCACTTTGTTTGGAGCTACTTTTTCTTTCATCTTTAGTTTTATTTCTGGCATGCCTTTTAATCCAAAAATAAAAGCATCATCTCCAATGACTTCAAACTTGGCAATGTTTTCAGGCATCAATCTTTCGAAATTTTTGACGTCAGTTAACAGCTCAAATAATTCTTGAGCCGATTTACCTACATTAACTTTAGGACTTTCTAAATTCATATTTTCTTTTTTTTATTTCTAAATTACGTCCCAAGTAGAAGGAGTAACGCTCCATTCTCTTAATGTTTGTTCTTCTTTTTCAGTAATATAACTTTTGGCAACAGCTAAATTTAGTAAATTTTGATAATTGCTCAAAGTGTATAAATCCAGTTTAGCGTTCTTAAAGTTTTGTTCGGCAACATCAAATCCATAAGTAAATATGGCGGCCATCCCTTTTATGTTGGCTCCGGCGGCACGCAAAGCCTCAACGGCCATCAGGCTGCTGTTTCCGGTACTAATTAAATCTTCAACAACAACAACATTCTGTCCTTTTTGAAGAAAGCCTTCTACTTGGTTTTGTCGACCGTGTTTTTTGGCTTCTGGGCGAACATATACAAAAGGAAGCCCCATGCTCTCGGCAACCAGCATACCAATTCCTATTGCTCCGGTTGCTACACCAGCAATAACATCTGGCTTGCCAAATTGTTTTTCAATGTTTTTAGAAAATTCATCACGCACATAATTTCTTATGGCTGGAAATGAAAGGATTAACCTATTGTCACAATAAATAGGTGATTTCCATCCGGAAGCCCATGTAAAAGGATTTCCTGGATTCAATTTAATTGCATTTATTTGTAAAAGCAATTCGGCTGTTTTTTCGGCTGTATCTTTATTAAAAATCATAGTACAAATGTATAAAGTTTTTGTGAACGACAAACCACTTTTTTTGACAAATAAAATATCAAAAGAAACCGATTTTCAATTGTTTTTATTAGAAAGCGTTGATATAGTTCAGCTTATAATTAAAATTTTTCAAAATAAAATTCAAAAAGCCTATCTCTATCATCCCGATGAAAAAGAAATTTTAAAGACTTTAAAGACAAAAATTCCCGTATGCAAGGCAGGAGGTGGCTATGTTTATAATAAAAAGGGAGAGGTTTTATTCATTTTTAGAAACGGAAAATGGGATTTACCCAAAGGCGGAATAGAAAAAGGGGAAGACATCGAAGATACCGCGATGCGTGAGGTAGAAGAGGAAACAGGAGTCAATGGATTAAGAGTTACCAAAAAATTACAAAAAACATATCATGTTTTTAAGCGCAATGGTAAATACAAATTAAAAATTACCCATTGGTTCGAAATGCAATCTAATTTTGAAGGTATACCGCAAGGTCAATTAGAAGAAGGAATCGAAAAAGTAGCTTGGTTGAAACCAGAAGAAATTCCCAGTGCATTGAAAAATTCTTATGAAAATATCAAATTATTGTTTGAAGAAGAAAAACTCCCGAAATAGGAGTTTTCTTTTTAGTTTAAAATGCGGTAAACCGGATATTGTAAATGTGCTTTTTCATAATAGACAGAATGTTTGTAAATCCAGTCCAGTTGTGCTTCGGGATTTTTGGCAAAAGTAGCATCGGATGTTTTTTTCTGTTCTAATTCTGTTTTGAGTTTCGGGTTGTCTTTTAAAATTTGGGCGGCCGTGTCCTCAAAAATATAATCGGAGTAGCCTTCTTTTTGTTGGAGCATGGTGTCAAAAAAATTCCAATTAAAGAAAGAGTCAATTCCTTCCGGTTCTAATGTTTCCAATAAAAATTTCACGCCTTTTTGTTTGGTTGAAAAAACATAATCCCCTTTGGCGAAAGCCAGTTTTTTCTTTTCAGAGGCAATTTGAGTTTCTCGATGCAAATAATGTCCTTCATAAGCGGAATTCGCCGTTTTGAAATCCACAATTCGATAGCTCTCTACTTCAATAAGACTGTCTTTTTCTAGCTGAGTATAAGCGATGTTATTGTTTTTTAGTATGTCGATAACATTCCAAAATGCCTTTGGAATAATATAAGCTTCGGGAATTTGAATTTCTTTTAGCGATTTGAATTCCTTTAAATAAGGAATGTCTTTTTTGTAGGGTTTGTTTCTGTCGTAATAGAGTCTGTTTCCTGTGGTGGCCTCACTTTTTTTATGTCGGGCTTCAAAACCTAAGAACGAAAATGAACTCACTTTGGTCGTGTCAATTCCCCATTTGATAGTATAGGATTTTTTTGGAGCATATTGTTCTTCGTTTTTCAAACGCATTTGTTTGATTTTTTGATAATTGCGATCCATAAAATCAAGTGTTGTGCTCATGTATTCGTAGGTTACTTTTACGCGATCGGCATATTTTTTTAGCATGTGAGTTTCCACGACAAAACCTATCGTATTGAATAGGGAAGTGTAGCCCGTAGAATAGCGCGGACTGTCAAAAAACTGTGCAAAACCATTATCAGGAGTTTCGCTAAAAGCATTTACGTATGGAGTGGTTTCTATGTTTTTTTGTTGTAAATTAAGAACCAGCGATGGCATCATTTCGGTACTCATATAATCGCCTAAAACGGTGCCTAATTTATTTTGTTGGGTCATGATATAGGTCAATTTGTATTGGTAATCGGCGCCATTGCTTACATGATTGTCAATAAAAACATCAGGATTCAACTGGTGAAATATTTCTGTGAAGCTTCTCATATTTCGGGTGTCCGATTTGATGAAATCCCGGTTCAAATCATAATTTCGTCCGTTGCCTCTAAATCTATAGATTTCCGGTCCGTCCTGATTGGCTCTTGAAGTTGAATTTCTGTTTAAGGCGCCTCCAATATTATATACCGGAATAGTTACTAAAACGGTGTTTTTAGGAGTTTTAATTTTGCCTAGAGCCAAGTCGCGAAACAATTGCATGGTGGCGTCGATTCCGTCCGGCTCTCCGGCATGTATGCCATTATTGATTAGAAGGATGGCTTTATTTTTTTGAATTTCTTCAAAATTAAAATTCTTTTCGGGGTTGAAAGTGATAATGTGTAAGGGTTCTCCGCTGTCATTTGTTCCTTTTTTCTCCATTTTTATCGAAGGAAAATCTTTGGCCAGCAAAGAATAATAAGCAATGGTTTCCTGATAAGTTGCGGTTTGGTTTCCATTTCCTTTTTCGAAAAAAGTGGCGTATTTGTTGTTTTTTTGAGCAATAATAGTCATTGAAAACAGCAGGAAACTAAAAGTAAGGAATCTCATATTCAATTTTTTGTAGTGTAAGTCAAATGTAATATTTTTTTAATTGAATTTTCAGACGAAAATTGTACGAATGTATTTTAAGAACTGAAATTAGGCCTGAATTCTAAAAACTGAACAGTGACGACTTTTTTTGAGTACTTTTGCAAAATGAATAAGAAACACCATTCCAATAATATACTTTTGAATTTAGGCATCGAAAGCCTAAACGAAATGCAAGAAGTGGCCCAAGATGCTATTTTAAATGATAATAATGTTTTATTGCTTTCCCCAACGGGTTCAGGTAAAACTTTGGCTTTTTTACTGCCTGTTTTAGAAATGTTACAACCGGAAATCCAGTCGGTTCAATGTTTAATTTTGGTTCCTTCAAGGGAATTGGGATTGCAGATTGAACAGGTTTGGAAAAAAATGGGGACAGATTACAAAGTAAACGTCTGCTATGGCGGTCATTCGATCGATACCGAAATCAAGAATTTGAGCAATCCACCAGCCGTTTTAATAGGAACTCCGGGAAGAATTGCAGACCATATTGATAGAGGAACTTTTCGTTTGGACAAAATTCAAACCTTAATTTTAGATGAATTTGACAAATCTTTGCAATTGGGTTTTCATGAGCAAATGTCTTTTATCATTGGAAAATTAACCAAGTTGAACAAACGTGTTTTGGTTTCGGCGACTTCCGATATTGAAATTCCAAAATATACAAGAGTGGTGAATCCAACTGTTTTGGATTTTATTCCGGAACAGCAAGAAGAAACGAATCTTTCGACGAAAATGGTCGTTTCGAAAGAAAAAGACAAGATGGGAAGCCTGTTTAATTTGATATGCTCTCTGAAATCAGAATCGGCTATTGTTTTTTGCAATCATCGTGATGCCGCCGAACGTATCAGCGACATTTTGAACGAAAAAGGAATTTATGCGACCTATTATCATGGCGGCATGGATCAGGAAGAGCGCGAACGCGCTTTGATCCAATTTCGTAACGGAAGCATGAGCTATTTGATTACCACCGATTTAGCAGCCCGTGGATTGGATATTCCTGAAATGAACCACGTTATCCATTATCATTTGCCATTAAAGGAAGATGAATTTACTCATAGAAACGGACGTACGGCTCGTATGACGGCTTCGGGAACGGCTTATATCATTGCTCACGAGAGCGAGAAAAAGTTAGATTATATTGATTATGGGATGGAGGTTTTCAATGTGGAAAACGCCATTTCATTGCCAAAACCACCACAATTTCAAACAATTTACATCAGTGGTGGAAAGAAAAATAAATTGAATAAAATTGATATCGTAGGTTTCTTTTCCCAAAAAGGGAAACTGGAAAAAGGCGATTTGGGATTAATTGAAGTGAAAGATTTTATTTCCTTTGCCGCCGTAAAATTCAATAAAGTGAAAGACTTGCTTCACAATGTAAGGGACGAAAAAATGAAAGGCAAAAAGTTTAAAATAGAAGTTGCTCGAAAAGTGATTAAAAAGGAAGAGGAGTAATTTTTTAGTGTTCGGTAATCAGTATTCAGTTTTGGGTTGTGATTAAATGAATGCTATCGAAAATCAGCATAAAAAAACGTTAGCAGTATATTTTTTGCTAACGTTTTTTTGTAAAAATGATTCACTGACCACTTAACACTGATCACTGCAAACTAAATTATAATTTCTTAACGTATTGTGTAATAATTACAATAGTTTGTCCGTCAACTTTTCCTTCTATATATTCGGCATTTTCATGGTCTAAACGGATGTTACGCACTGCAGTTCCCTGTTTGGCCACCATGCTCGATCCTTTTACTTTCAGGTCTTTGATTAAAACAACTGAATCTCCATGTTCTAGGATTACGCCGTTACTGTCTCTGTGAATGATTTTATTTTCGTCGTCTTCGCCTTCACCAGTTGCCTGAGCCCATGCCAAGGTGTCTTCGTCAAAATACATTTGATCAATTAATTCTTGAGGCCAACCTGCAGCACGCAAACGGCTTAACATTCTCCAAGAAACTACTTGCACTGCCGTATGTTCGCTCCACATACTGTCATTTAAACATCTCCAATGGTTTAGATCTTCGTGACCCGGATTTTCAATTTGGTCTATACAGGTACTACAAGCCATTATTGCTTCGTCAATTCCGCCTTTTTGTGTAGGTAAAACTTGATACACTTTTAGGTTCTCGGTAGCGCCACATAATTCACATTTTGCTCCACTGCGCTTGTTTAATTCTCTATCGATACTCATTATTGAAATTTATTTTTTTTGCGAAAATACGCTTATTCGGCACTCATTGCAAATTTATGGTTCTTATTTAGGTTTTAAAAAAGCTTAGTTCTTTTTTGCTGTCTTATTCTTTCTGCCTTCTGAATACTGTACACTCTTAACTGAACACTATTTAATTCTCACCGCTTTAGGAACTAGCATTTCATATTCTCCGCCATTTCGGATTACGTCTCTTACAATACTCGAACTGATGTATGAGGTTCTTGCTGCGGTTAACAAGAATACGGTTTCTATTTTAGATAAATGCCTGTTGGTGTGTGCGATGGCTTTTTCGAATTCAAAGTCGGCGGGATTACGCAAACCACGCAAAATGAAATCGGCTTTCATTTTGTGACATAAGTCGATCGTCAAACCTTCATAAGTAATTACGCTCACTTTAGGTTCGTTCTTGAAAGTTTCTTCGATGAATCTTTTTCGCTCTTCGAGAGGAAACATGTACTTTTTTTCGGCATTGACACCAATGGCAATTACAATTTCATCAAATAGAGAAACGCCTCTTTTGATGATGTCTTCATGACCTAAGGTAATGGGATCAAAAGATCCGGGAAATATGGCTTTTCTCATTTGGTGTTTATTTATGCCAAGGCAAGTTCAATAGCATTAGTGAATAAATCTTCCAATGTAATGCCTGCTGCGGCAGCTTGTTGCGGAATCAAACTTTCGGAGGTTAATCCCGGAATGGTGTTCATCTCCAGCATGTATGGTTCGTCATTTACGATGATGAATTCAGTTCTGGAGAAGCCTTTCATTTTTAGTAACTCATAAGCACGTTTGGCGATAGCGCCTACTTTTTGGGTCATTTCGTCAGAAATTCTCGCAGGCGTTATTTCCTGTGATTTTCCTTGGTATTTGGCTTCATAATCAAAAAAATCATTGTCCGAAACGATTTCGGTGATGGGTAAGACAGTAATTTTTCCTTTGTAATTAATGACTCCCACGGTCACTTCGGTACCGTCTAGGAAACTTTCTATGATGATTTCGTTGTCTTCTTTGTAAGCGACTTCGATGGCAATAGGCAATTCGGATGCAGTTTTTACTTTTGAAATTCCAAAGCTGGAACCCGCCTTATTGGGTTTTACAAAGCAAGGCAATCCTACTTTTTTAATGATTTCGTCAGCATTGATTTCATCGCCTTTGTTTAAATAATAAGAAGTAGCGCTTTTGATGCCATAAGGTTTTAAAACCGAAAGAAAGTCTCTTTTATTGAAAGTCAGTGCCGATTGGTAATAATCGCAGGAGGTTTGTGGGATTTCCAATAATTGGAAATAGGCTTGCATGAGTCCGTCTTCGCCCGGAGTTCCGTGAATGGCGTTGAAAACACAGTCGAAACTAATTTTGTTGCCGTTTACCATTACCGAAAAATCATTTTTGTCAATGGGAAACTCAGCATCCGCATCGTCTACATAAACCCATTTTTCTTTGAAAATATGAATGCGAAAGCCGTTGTATTTTGTTTTGTCCAAATATTGATATACTACGTTTCCGCTAATAAGAGATATTTTATATTCGCTGGAATAGCCGCCCATGATAATGGCAATGTTTTTCATTCTTTTTTGTTTAAGGTTTCAGGTTTAAAGTTTTTAGGTTTAAACTCCAATTGATGGACTGTAATTATTAAAAAAAGGTTGTTTTGAAAAGAACTGCTTTTTTAGCCCCGATAGCAGCGACATCCTTTTCTTGTGCTCGTTTTTTTGACGAGGACAAGAAAAGATATAGCGGATAGCTGGAAATAGCTCCCAATCAAAAAAAGCGATTTTTTTGCTTAAACAAAATTATCATTTTTTTTGAAACGAATTAGCTATATCTTTGTCCGATTATAAAAATAAATTTATGAGTTTACGTAATTATCTTACTAGCCGTGTGTTTCTGTTGCAAGTATTTCTTGCCGTTTTGATTATTGCCGTATTGGGATACCTTTTTATGCATTGGTTAACTTTTACGACGGATCATGGGAATGAGATTTCAGTCCCTAATTTGAGTAAGCTGACTGAGGAACAAGTAGAAGAAAAATTAGATGCTTTAGATCTTTCTTATGTGCTGTTAGATAGTGTGGATTATAGAAATGATTATCCTAAATATTCTGTTGTACAGCAGGATCCTTTGCCGGGAGCGAAAGTGAAAGTAGGAAGAAAAGTCTATATAAAAATTAACAGTTCCGGATTTTCATCGGTGAAAGTGCCTGATTTAATTGAGAAAACCTACCGTGAAGCTGGCCCAACACTTAGAGCTTTGGGACTGGAAGAAGGCACGATTACTTATATTCCTAATCTGGGAAAAGATATGGTTCTGGAAATGCGTTTCAAAGGAAGAAACATAAAACCTGGAGATAAAGTTTTGAAATCTTCTAAGATCGATTTGGTTTTAGGCGACGGAAAAGCGAGTTATGAAGAGGAATTACCAACGGATAGCATTGCAAATCCAACACAAGAATTACCAAATGAACAATAATGTAGAGTCGATTGACTTAGAAGAAGAAGAATTATACGAACATTTTAAATTTGAGGTTCCTAAAGGGCAAGCGCCTTTGCGAATTGACAAATATTTGATGGGCTTGATTCAAAATGCAACCCGAAATAAAATTCAAAATGCCGCTACCGAAGGAAATATTTTTGTAAACGACGCCATTGTAAAGTCGAATTACAAAGTAAAAGCTTTTGACGTAGTACGTGTGATGCTCACGCATCCGCCTTATGAAAATCATATTATACCGGAGGATATTCCGTTGGATATTGTTTATGAAGACGATGCTTTGTTGTTGATCAATAAACAGCCCGGAATGGTGGTACATCCCGGCCACGGGAATTACACAGGGACTTTAGTTCATGCTTTGGCACATCATTTTGATAATTTGCCAATGAACAGCAGCGAGCGTCCCGGATTGGTTCATAGAATTGACAAAGACACTTCGGGTTTATTGGTGATTGCCAAAACCGAAGCAGCAATGACGCATCTTGCCAAACAATTTGAAGCCAAAACTTCCGAAAGGGAATATATCGCTTTGGTTTGGGGTAATGTAGCCGAAGAGCAAGGAACCATCGAAGGCAACTTGGCACGTCACCTGAAAGACCGCATGCAAATGGCTGTTTTTGCCGATCCCGAAATAGGAAAACCGGCCGTGACCCATTATAAAGTTTTGGAGCGTTTTGGTTATGTAACTTTGATTTCCTGCCAACTGGAAACGGGTAGAACCCACCAAATTCGTGCGCACATGAAACACATAGGACATCCGTTGTTTAACGACGAGCGTTATGGTGGTCATTTGATTCTGAAAGGAACTACTTTTACCAAATACAAACAGTTTATAGACAATTGTTTTAAAGCTTTGCCAAGACAAGCTTTGCACGCCAAAACATTAGGATTTGTGCATCCTACGACTGGCGAAATGATGCGTTTTGACACGGAACTGCCTCAGGATTTCAAAGATTGTATTGAGAAATGGAGAGGATATTCTAAATCGCATTCGACGGAAGAAGAGGAGTAATTGTGTCTTAAAGGAAGAGGCGTTTGTAACCAACTCTTTTGAAATAAATAAAAAATCCCTCTTGATGGAAATCAAGAGGGATTTTTTATTAAATGAAAGAATGCAAAAAACAAATTAACCCAAACATCAGAAGACTTGGTTGTTTTTTTATAAAGTATAACCAATTCTTAGATGTAAATGTGGGGTGTATTGGTTTCTTTTTCCGGCTCCATCTACGTTCTGGTAATTACCATTGTTATAGTTGTCTTTAAGATATACTACGCGGTAACCTAATCCAATTGCAGTTTCATAAGTAAAGTGATTACCTATTTGGCGTTTTATACCCCAAGTAGGAATAATAGCTAAATCAGCAGTTTTAGTTATGTTGTCATTTAAATTTACTACAAACCAATCTGGATGGTAACTAGTTTTAATCGAAATATAATTTCCACTATTTTTAGTTGTTATAAGGCCTTTCGTATTTCTTTTTTCTAAATTGTAATAATATCTTGGTTCTAATGTTAGTACCGGTTGTAAGATTAATCCAGCTCCATCATAATGATCACCTACTGTAAAATCATGTTCAATTCCTATTTCGCTTCTTAAAGCAATACTATTGGATAATTTACTTTCATTATTAAGCCAGATTCCGGCAAATCCAGTTTGAATTCCAAATATTGATTTTTCAACGGAATTATTTTGTGCGTTTACACCTAGTGAAAGTAATAAAATTGCAAAAGCTATTGTTTTTCTCATTTATAAATTGGTTTTGGATATTGTTAAAATTGAAATCCATAAGGTTCAGGCCTTACTTGAATTTTGAGGCTAAATTAATAATATTCCATATTATGACTACTAAATATTAAAAATATTCTCACAAAATATTTTGTAAGAATTTAATAAAATAAAAAGCCCTTTCCCGCAAATACGGAAAAGGGCTTTGTGATTTAATACAATGCTTTAAAAAGCAAGAGTTATTGCTATAGTTTTAGCGTATTTAAGTTTTTATCTACCAGTATCATTTGCAATGGCTTCAAGTTAAAGTTCAGTTTTTGTTTGGCTTTTAGTTTGATGATAAACAAATCTGAACTGCCTTCCAGAGTTTCCTTGTTTCCGGTATTTACAAAAGTAGGATACAATACTTTTTCACCGTTAGAGTGCAGTCTGTCATTGGTTAAGTTCTCCATTTTCTTAGTGTTGAAAGATTGGATTCCAACAAATTCATAGTCTGCCGTGTTGTAAGGAAGTGCAAAACTCAAGGCGTTTACTGATTTCAGGTTTTTACCGGAAACTTTCACTTCGATGATTTCGTCTTTATTGTAACTTTGTTTCGCTGTTGTCAAGGCAAGTTTTCCGGTAAGTTGCGCTATTTTAGCATCATTTACTCCGCCTTCCAAACGAGTAGCTACTACCGAAACATCATAAGCATCAATCAAGTTGTTTTTGTTTATATCTCCATTGCTTACATAACCTTCAAAATCGGCATCGCCTTTTCTTAATCCCATGTAATTGATGTAAGATGTAAAATCATTGTAGTCAACCAAACGGTCGTTGTTGATATCGCCCGGACGGTAACTTTCTGTTCCAGGAACTTTGAAAACATACAATTCACGGCCAGTGCCAAAATTACCAATAGCTTCACTAACAGCAATTTTTATAAAACGAGCAGTTGGTTGGTTGCTGAATTTAAAGCTTTTTACCTCTGCGTTATTTTTCCAATCAAATGCAGCTGCCTCAGTCCAATCCTGTTTGTCATGGCTGTAAAATACTTTTCCTTTGAGTAAATTACCGTTAGCGCCGCTTGTTCTTGGCAAATAGTCGAAACGATCCAATTGGTTGATGCTGTTTAGGTCGATAATCATTTCAAAAGGAACCGCTTTGGCATCCCATTTGGTATGCCACATATTAGCCTCATCATAATCAAATAATTGTTCAATTCCTGCGCCTTCCTGATCTGCCACATTCAATTGAGCCGTTATTCCTGTAACAGCAAATTCCAAAGGATTGTTTTTAGTTTTAGCGTTGAATGTAGTCCAAGTCGAATTTCCGCTTTTGTTTACCGCACGAACTTTAAAAGTATAGTCAGTTTCGGCGTTTAAGCCATCAAATAGCAATTCAGTTCCTTTGATGGTTGTATAGAGCATTCCATTGAATTCCACTTCGTAGAAATCGGCATTAGTTACTTTCTCCCAAGTAGGGTTTAAGGTATAAGCTTCGGTATTTGCCTCAGAAACCTGTGCGTTTTGTGGAGCGCTTAAAGTTCCATTAGTTATTTTATAAGTATCAGCTGGTGCAAAACGGAATCCTTTGATTTCAAGACTTAGGCTGTTTTCAGTAATATTGGTCGCAGCCAATTTTACTAAAATCTGAGGGTTTTTTGTAATTTTTACGTTTTCAAATTCGCTTCCTTTTGTCGAAAACTGATTCAAATTTGGTGCAGCGTCGTAAAAATACACATTCTCCTTATTTTGAAAATCAGCTAACGAAGCAGCTTTAGTTAATTTGATTTTGCTGTTGCCCATTTTAGCCGTTATTTTTTTAGGCTCTTGGGTCACATTAATTTTAAATTCGGTTACTTTTTCTTTTACAAAACCATCAAAATCGCCTGTTGTAGGCTGAATAGTCACTACAGCATTATCTTTTTTTACTTCAGATTCGATTAAAGTAAAAGCGCCTTTTCCGGCTTTATAGGCTTCCGAAATTCCGTCATCATCATATTCTGTGAACGAAGATTTTCCTTCAGGATAGATTTCGTAAATGCGTAAATTTTTATTGATTTCAGCCACATTGTTATTTGGATTTGTCATCGGAATAATGGCGCCGCTTTTTACAAAAACAGGCAATTTCCAAATAGGGCTATCAAATTCATTGATGATGCGGTTTCCTTCGTATTTCTCGCCGCTAAAATAGTCCACCCAAGTTCCTTCCGGTAAATAGATACCGTTGCGGATATCGTTTCCTTTATCATCGGATTTTGTTGCCTGATATATTGGCGCTATTAAGAAATTTGGGCCATACAAAAATTGGTATTGGGTTGATTTGCCTTGGGTATAGGCATTTTTCGATTCCAAAAACATTGCTCTGATCATTGGTAAACCGGTTAGGGCTTCTTTAGCAATACTATAAGTGTATGGCATAAGCTCCGATTTTAATTTCAGATAATGTCTATTAATAGAAGTTACAGGCTCGCCCAGTACATGTGGGTATTTTGGGTTAGAACCCCATCCGTCCATATTCAATTGCATTGGAGTGAAGGTTTTCCATTGGAAATCTCGGGTGTTTACAATTGGGTTTTTACCGCCAAAAATTCCATCAACATCCGAAGAAATATTA is a window of Flavobacterium acetivorans DNA encoding:
- a CDS encoding SRPBCC family protein, producing the protein MNLESPKVNVGKSAQELFELLTDVKNFERLMPENIAKFEVIGDDAFIFGLKGMPEIKLKMKEKVAPNKVVLGAASDKLPFTLVANIDSVSENSSAVKLDFEGDFNPMMAMMIKGPIGKFIETLATNMTKL
- the pyrE gene encoding orotate phosphoribosyltransferase — protein: MIFNKDTAEKTAELLLQINAIKLNPGNPFTWASGWKSPIYCDNRLILSFPAIRNYVRDEFSKNIEKQFGKPDVIAGVATGAIGIGMLVAESMGLPFVYVRPEAKKHGRQNQVEGFLQKGQNVVVVEDLISTGNSSLMAVEALRAAGANIKGMAAIFTYGFDVAEQNFKNAKLDLYTLSNYQNLLNLAVAKSYITEKEEQTLREWSVTPSTWDVI
- a CDS encoding NUDIX hydrolase — translated: MYKVFVNDKPLFLTNKISKETDFQLFLLESVDIVQLIIKIFQNKIQKAYLYHPDEKEILKTLKTKIPVCKAGGGYVYNKKGEVLFIFRNGKWDLPKGGIEKGEDIEDTAMREVEEETGVNGLRVTKKLQKTYHVFKRNGKYKLKITHWFEMQSNFEGIPQGQLEEGIEKVAWLKPEEIPSALKNSYENIKLLFEEEKLPK
- a CDS encoding M14 family metallopeptidase, yielding MRFLTFSFLLFSMTIIAQKNNKYATFFEKGNGNQTATYQETIAYYSLLAKDFPSIKMEKKGTNDSGEPLHIITFNPEKNFNFEEIQKNKAILLINNGIHAGEPDGIDATMQLFRDLALGKIKTPKNTVLVTIPVYNIGGALNRNSTSRANQDGPEIYRFRGNGRNYDLNRDFIKSDTRNMRSFTEIFHQLNPDVFIDNHVSNGADYQYKLTYIMTQQNKLGTVLGDYMSTEMMPSLVLNLQQKNIETTPYVNAFSETPDNGFAQFFDSPRYSTGYTSLFNTIGFVVETHMLKKYADRVKVTYEYMSTTLDFMDRNYQKIKQMRLKNEEQYAPKKSYTIKWGIDTTKVSSFSFLGFEARHKKSEATTGNRLYYDRNKPYKKDIPYLKEFKSLKEIQIPEAYIIPKAFWNVIDILKNNNIAYTQLEKDSLIEVESYRIVDFKTANSAYEGHYLHRETQIASEKKKLAFAKGDYVFSTKQKGVKFLLETLEPEGIDSFFNWNFFDTMLQQKEGYSDYIFEDTAAQILKDNPKLKTELEQKKTSDATFAKNPEAQLDWIYKHSVYYEKAHLQYPVYRILN
- a CDS encoding DEAD/DEAH box helicase, with amino-acid sequence MNKKHHSNNILLNLGIESLNEMQEVAQDAILNDNNVLLLSPTGSGKTLAFLLPVLEMLQPEIQSVQCLILVPSRELGLQIEQVWKKMGTDYKVNVCYGGHSIDTEIKNLSNPPAVLIGTPGRIADHIDRGTFRLDKIQTLILDEFDKSLQLGFHEQMSFIIGKLTKLNKRVLVSATSDIEIPKYTRVVNPTVLDFIPEQQEETNLSTKMVVSKEKDKMGSLFNLICSLKSESAIVFCNHRDAAERISDILNEKGIYATYYHGGMDQEERERALIQFRNGSMSYLITTDLAARGLDIPEMNHVIHYHLPLKEDEFTHRNGRTARMTASGTAYIIAHESEKKLDYIDYGMEVFNVENAISLPKPPQFQTIYISGGKKNKLNKIDIVGFFSQKGKLEKGDLGLIEVKDFISFAAVKFNKVKDLLHNVRDEKMKGKKFKIEVARKVIKKEEE
- a CDS encoding PhnA domain-containing protein produces the protein MSIDRELNKRSGAKCELCGATENLKVYQVLPTQKGGIDEAIMACSTCIDQIENPGHEDLNHWRCLNDSMWSEHTAVQVVSWRMLSRLRAAGWPQELIDQMYFDEDTLAWAQATGEGEDDENKIIHRDSNGVILEHGDSVVLIKDLKVKGSSMVAKQGTAVRNIRLDHENAEYIEGKVDGQTIVIITQYVKKL
- the coaD gene encoding pantetheine-phosphate adenylyltransferase, with amino-acid sequence MRKAIFPGSFDPITLGHEDIIKRGVSLFDEIVIAIGVNAEKKYMFPLEERKRFIEETFKNEPKVSVITYEGLTIDLCHKMKADFILRGLRNPADFEFEKAIAHTNRHLSKIETVFLLTAARTSYISSSIVRDVIRNGGEYEMLVPKAVRIK
- a CDS encoding D-alanine--D-alanine ligase codes for the protein MKNIAIIMGGYSSEYKISLISGNVVYQYLDKTKYNGFRIHIFKEKWVYVDDADAEFPIDKNDFSVMVNGNKISFDCVFNAIHGTPGEDGLMQAYFQLLEIPQTSCDYYQSALTFNKRDFLSVLKPYGIKSATSYYLNKGDEINADEIIKKVGLPCFVKPNKAGSSFGISKVKTASELPIAIEVAYKEDNEIIIESFLDGTEVTVGVINYKGKITVLPITEIVSDNDFFDYEAKYQGKSQEITPARISDEMTQKVGAIAKRAYELLKMKGFSRTEFIIVNDEPYMLEMNTIPGLTSESLIPQQAAAAGITLEDLFTNAIELALA
- a CDS encoding PASTA domain-containing protein; translation: MSLRNYLTSRVFLLQVFLAVLIIAVLGYLFMHWLTFTTDHGNEISVPNLSKLTEEQVEEKLDALDLSYVLLDSVDYRNDYPKYSVVQQDPLPGAKVKVGRKVYIKINSSGFSSVKVPDLIEKTYREAGPTLRALGLEEGTITYIPNLGKDMVLEMRFKGRNIKPGDKVLKSSKIDLVLGDGKASYEEELPTDSIANPTQELPNEQ
- a CDS encoding RluA family pseudouridine synthase; the protein is MNNNVESIDLEEEELYEHFKFEVPKGQAPLRIDKYLMGLIQNATRNKIQNAATEGNIFVNDAIVKSNYKVKAFDVVRVMLTHPPYENHIIPEDIPLDIVYEDDALLLINKQPGMVVHPGHGNYTGTLVHALAHHFDNLPMNSSERPGLVHRIDKDTSGLLVIAKTEAAMTHLAKQFEAKTSEREYIALVWGNVAEEQGTIEGNLARHLKDRMQMAVFADPEIGKPAVTHYKVLERFGYVTLISCQLETGRTHQIRAHMKHIGHPLFNDERYGGHLILKGTTFTKYKQFIDNCFKALPRQALHAKTLGFVHPTTGEMMRFDTELPQDFKDCIEKWRGYSKSHSTEEEE